Sequence from the Carassius auratus strain Wakin linkage group LG45M, ASM336829v1, whole genome shotgun sequence genome:
TTACAGTCAATTGCTGATTGTATTTCTAGATCAAATGTAATCACTTGCTCTTCTTTTCTGAAAAGGAAAAGCCCTGCATCCAATAAAAATCACATGGTTTTTCTCCACATTTACTGATATATCCTGTTTCAGCCCAAAACCCAAAATTGGGTTGCAAACACCATTTCATGTATGGTTTTTTGATATGAGAGGACGTCAGGTGGTCTTAAAGGCCTGAAGGAAACACAGCAGCACTAATCTGACACTCAGCATTTAAAGCTGTGAGTAATACTGATGCTGCTGCACTTTACCAAAAACCACGTCATCAACTAAAGCCAGGCCATCGGACATATTACTCGCATGTTTCCTTTTGACACGGTTAGTGTTTAACTCCCAGATTGAGTAAACCTGTGCATGGTCCCTCTTCTTAGGAATAAATGAACCTCAGTTCTTACTGTCCTTGATGTCATTCGGTCAAAAGGGTTGGAGGATGAATGCCATTCTTCAGCGCTCTTGCTAACTGTCAGATCGAGCATGATGGCCTGGAGCATTGGGGTTGTAATCTTTGCATTTTGAGACATGGGGACCGTCCCCATGCTACACATAAGCCGACATATCcggttgctaaaaaaaaacaaaaaaaacattttggttcaCATGTACCCTCTGacagatttaataataaataaaggtaaaatttACATATCTAAAATGTTAtacttatattattttaatgatcataaaatattgtgattttatttaaaaaaaataaaaaattaatatttaatgtattttttatttataaatcacactttatgatcaacaaaataataaatatattaagttgtatgtgtattaaaataattatataatagaattatcacaatttaaaatatattattgttattttatataatttattcattatttaaatcatcataaaattgtgtacatataaatatttgtaaaacaaacaaaaaaaaaaaaaaatatatatatatatatatatatatatatatatatatatatatatacacacacacacacactcacacacctgtaactatgtaatatacatttaaatatttaaaaaaaatatgtaaaaaagaaacaaatcccTTGCACTATgcaaaaaatgtcaaaacaaaacaaataacacataaaaaatattatttttttatttattgactatGTTTGGATTGCATGACCttcatcaggattttttttaaacctgtcaataaataaacattttgatattttttgcatagatagattagttttttGCTTGTTAGTTTTTGACCTGGTTGGTCTTTGTCTCCAACGCACCTATCTATTGCCATCAGATGTGCGTGGTTTAATTAATCAATCTCAAAATATCTATAAAACATTAGATGTAATGGCTGTTACTATTTTTTCATTACTTAAAGGAACCCTGTAATGTCCAGCATCAGCTCAATCTGTTGTAGTTTCATGTACTTCATGTGCTTCTTTAACTCTGCTGTCTACAGACGCCGTTGCATCTGGCCACGTATCTGAACCTGCCCTCCGTAGTGAAGGGTCTTGTAAAAAAGAGGGTCTCGCTGGAGCTCCAGGACCAGGATGGAAACACCCCTCTCCATGTGGCGTGTGAGCAGGGATTCTGGGATTGTGCCAATGAGATGATCCACAACGCCTCGCCCAGCAAACTCTCCTGCGTGCTGGAAGCACAGAACTggagaggtgagagagagagaaagtgatcATGCATTATAGCCCAACAGCTATTTTCATGTTTGTCTGTTGTGTATATGTGAAAGAATCGTACTGAGAAGTGCGGTCACACTTCTGTGATGCTGGTTCCTTCACTTGCGTTGGTTCTGACTGGATCATGAGGTTTTTTTAGTGAACAGAAACAGTTGTGTCAGAACAAGGAAGTTGGCAGCAAAAAAAGTGCCCTGGAGTTTTTCCATTTTGTCATGAGCTTCCAGTATCGGCGTTTCATAACATCACCATCGTTCAGCTTTCTCTTTGTGTCAGCATGACAGCGAGTGGCTAGATTACTCACAAACTGTAGTccgttactgattacagattacatcaTCAACACTGTAGTTAATAAGGTAATCTATGTTACTCGTTTTAGGtcatgcatttgattttttttagtttacttttataGCATTGAACTTACCATGTGGATATAAAAAAGCAAAGAGAAGaaaaattattgcattttttttttcagctaaaaaGCTTGCTACCGTTGTCCCTTCTTCACAAAATCTAGCATTCAGTGCTATTTTatcatgcaaaatatttaaatgcaacaaaATCAGATAAAGAGTCAAAAGGAGAGTCCAAACAGGGTTCCCATTCAAAAGCGATTTCAGTATTTGAGAGTTGATATTGTGATGTTGTATATGATTTGAGGGATTAAATATTGCGTCTGATCTTCACTGTGCAGGGCTCACGTGTCTCCATGTGGCCACGCTGCGCAAGCATCATCGTCTGATGCGTCTGCTGTTGAAGAACGGGGTGGATCTGAACCTCCAGGTGAGCTCCTCGTGGTGGATTCTGATGTGTGAAAGTCAAAGCCTTCAGTCTTGTGACCTAACCTCCGTCTGATTTCCTCATTCAGGAGGGGACGAGCGGGAAGACGGCGTTACACGTGGCAGTGGAGCTGCACGACGCGCCGGCGGTGAACATGCTGCTCAATAAAGGAGCCAATGTAGACGCGGCTATGTTTAACGGATGCACCGCGCTGCATCTGGCCGTGGGCCGACAGGACGCCACCATCGCTAACCTCCTGTGTCAGGCCGGAGCCGACAAGATGATCAGAAACATGGAGGACGAGACGGCTCTGGATCTGGCCGACGGCAACGATGATGTAAGGACATCGACATCACTGTGCCTCTTTCAGTCTCCGCCAACTCTGTACCGTTAATTggaaaactattaaaacattattttaatgatcataaaatactgtgatttaatcaaaaataataatggaataatataaaatattttttaatgtaattattagagttgttccgattccgatactagtatcggaaatatctccgataccacaacaaattctggcatcggcatcggcgagtacatgaacccatataccgatccgataccattttcttaaaaaagacctagttatgaccgcaagctttgcctaaccgctgcacggttcttcttcgctgctcaaaatgcattgaaaacacaggaagttgtgctgtgttgccacaagcaacccctgtttagagcagcgaagaagaaatgaaaacgcgttagcagccctgatctatatatgactgaacattctaaactgccaaaagacagtgaagccgctactatattatagatcagtggttagcagtatgtctctgtagtaccggtagttacagactctcgagtatattcagtaccggcaactgcgttcagtcgcttccgtgtaagtcaaagcgcagggctccagacagtagccgaatatatactagtgtctgtgaatattaaactgcaaaatactatttaaatattactcccgcaaaatctacatctctgtgggtgactggcacagatgcgcgagagctcgctgttttgtagtctctgctgtgtgtcatgaggacacgaacgcataaaccgtcacttcatgagaatttaccgtttcatttgagaatactgtcatatcataaacacagacactcaaagatcttcatggcagcccattaaaataaatgtttggtttacatgagtaaattgacaatatataaagctactgttgttgcctacagtaataataatacatctctataataataataattatgcctagatggttgcttgttttttacttgttttttacttgttagagattatctgattaatagatctttttttatattcctagacttatttgttgcagtttttttatacagttatattgtaaaacttaaataccttttttagtttgcggtgttagatttttggctgcatttgaagttcttttttgcataagaaaataaataatactgtcaaattcatgttagataataaaaatactgtaataaatacagtagttcaccatgtatttgttcatgttttattgagggatctgtctgaagcacaccataaaaagaattctagcaatttacacagggctagtagtatatacagctgtatatacagatacacacccaggtatcggatcagtactcggtatcggccgataccctgagcccaggtatcggaatcggtatcgggaagagaaaaagggtatcggaacatctctagtaattatatatataatttatatgtaattattacaatattataataaaaaatatatattatttcttttaaaatatatatatttaaatgtatttttaaaaccaattttatttatattttctttaatcatttttatgATAACTTTATgatcatttaataaattaataatcaatatattaagttatatgtgtattaaaataattatataataaaatacataattttaaatattacatgtataatttaatataatattaatattaaaaatatgaaatacaaaaatatgtatataaatatttgtaaatagtgtgtgtatatatatatatatatatatatatatatatatatatatatatatattacagcaatatattgtaaccccaattttattttattatttttataaatcacacttttcatgatcattttataatcattataattaaaataaatattaaatcaattttaaatatattacgatgtataatttaatatattgattaCTTGAATAATCATAAAATGATatgattaaaaatatgaaataacatattttttaatttcttaataaattaaaatggaaaaaaatatatacaaataagctattaaaaaatagtaatattaaatactataatagtatataaataatactaatgctgttaataatgtttttgattattaGTGATAGTTAACCTTTGTTTATTAGTATGCATTATTGCGCAACCAATACCTTTCAAcagggttttttatttatttaattgaaacatgcttttattgattgttttattgtattgtgtgtgtgccGTGTTGACGGTAAAGCAGCATACAGTAAATGCATATGCTCTGTACAGTAATCGTTGCATTAGAAATGGGATGATGTGGTCACAGTTTCTCCTTTTGCTTTTGCAGATTTTGGCCTTGTTCCCCTTCGATGACATTCAGATCATGGGCAGGACTGTCATGAGCTTCTCCTGAACACGCCAGCGCCACGTTCTTCGTTCGTTTTAAAAACTGATCTGAACTTGCAGGACTTTGGTCATAGCGAAGCACCGCTTTTGGAAACGTCTGCCCGTAACCTCAACTATTTATGTCCAGCACAGATTTGTGCAGCAGTGACGGCTTCGTGCAGAATTATGTGCTGCTACGTGGACGTGCGGACCTttcttgtattgtttgtagtTTGTATTGAACACCCTTCATGTTAAACAACACAAATGCATGCTGATCTATGATTCGCAATATTGATGTTTTGTAGCAATACAGTGCTGCTGTAAACAACATGAGCAAATAAAACACTGCTTTGCAAACCTGTTTCATAGTGCcaataaaacttgttttaatatGTACGTGCAGTTTTTTGTTTCTACTGAAAATGCAagcttttttttacttgtatgtgTAGCATGAACCTCTTCCAGCAGCTgtgtcatttatattttgtacatttcaatGTTAAACGCAAACTAAACAGACGCTGGAGACAGattcatgctttttttaaagaggaaaaaTGTGCTGCAGTTCTCATAAGTATTGACAACAACAGGCAGAACATACAGGAAAAGCCACAAAAACAAGTTTCTGGTAGATTAGTTAAAAGAAAAGCATGTAGTGAAACCGTGTGTCTGTTTCCATCATGTGCCACATCTCTCTTCCTCATAACTTACCAAAAATGAGTCCCATTCATGTGAACTCGGACAGGTTAAAACATGCATCCGTTTCATGTGAGACAATATATTTCcttgtaaattaatattaatttgctTTTCTTTCCTGTACAGCATAATATTGGCATTGTatttgatacatatatatataaatatagaaaataaagaattcgTAGAAAATTATAGCTAAATTATAGCTAAGAGTTAATTTACAATCTTTTAATgttcaaggttttatttttaagtgtactaaatattataaacattatcaataagtattaatttattttaattaataaattataataaatattcattttgatgttcgtatatattttataataattagtaataatattgtttttaaaaacaaatctcaaGTAGCTacaattataatatatgtatctattttgttttatattttatgactATACTGATTACAATTTTGCTTTTAGAATAAAAACAATTAAGGaatattatttttagcaaaattgtataaataaattttatattacaGGATTTGATACTTCTAAATTGTTgttacattaatgtattaataatattattgagATAATGgcttacaaataataaaacaaaaagcaaaagttAAAACTAATGTGTATCCTAgtaaatttataatgttttaatatatttattttaatatgcatttatgcataCAAAATACATTGTGCAATTTTTCCACATTTGCTAAAAtttcttataaatatattttaattctaaataataataataatatagaaacaaATAGATGCTACATCTAAACATGCATCCTAGTAAATTTACAATCGTttgatgtttagtttttttatatttaataacaaaaaaaaaaaaaaaatactgtccaTTAAAATGTAGAAGCAGCTGTAATTGTAATATATGTGTctcttatttcttttatttatttatttttttttttacgtgtgtcttatttttttttttatttaaaacttttttacatttttattaattatttttttatttttttattttacgtgtctctttttaattattattattatattcaaatatagGACATACATCGGGAAAACAACATCTGTACATCAATAAAGTCTctaatttgttgtatttttctttcgtaaagttttttattatattcatactgTACGTGTCGCCTGACGTCAGAGGAGCGCCACACATTGAAGCGCATTTAGAGTCTGGGCCGAAAAAGAATTCAAAGTAAAAGTCTCTCACAAAGAATAACGAACCCCTCCCACAACCCCAAGGACATTTAACTCTCTCAACTGTGTCAACACGACTAAACATCGAAATATTTACCGAAGCCTTGCGACACTAAATCCAAGAGAAAACTATACGGATATGTGAAGGAGGGACTTCTTTCGCAACCGGAAGTACCGTGAACAACTCAGTACGGATGCACTCATGAATGAAGCAGGCCGAGAAGTTTCGGGTCAGAAACATTTGGGATTTGACCGGATCCTGGACGGTGATCGTTTAATCTCTGTCTGAAGGCTTCATCGATTCATGCCCGGCGCTGGAGCTCGTTTGGAGAAGTCTCCCAGCGGCTGTTTTAGGGAGTTTTGAGGCGGTGCTGGAAAATGCCTGTGTTTCTATGGAGGTAACGTTACTCAAACATCAGAAAGACATTTAAATCTAACATTTCTGACGTCATTATACTGCTATCgatgcaacattattttttaCGTGTAATTAGTTACATACTGCTTTTAATTACATGCTGTGCATTTCagctattcatcaaagaatctcgaaaaaaataacttttgaaccagtaataattaattatatttttacagcaaatattagaatgatttctgaagatcatgtgacactgaggctggagaaatgatgctaaaaatacagctgcacatcagaggaataaattatattttacagtatatacacacagaaaatacttattataaattgtaaaaactatttcaaattttttcatgcagccttggtgagcagaagagactcctttttaaaaaaaaaaaaacataaaaaaattaatatcctTTCTCTGTTTTATATATGATGTTCAGCACATTATAATTTTCCCACcccaatatatatttatttaaatattttacaccatatttactatgtttttttACCCCTTTATACACCGCTGTTTAAAAGTtttggatcagtaagatttttaatgtttttaaagaagtctcttctgttcatcaaggctgtttatttgatcaaaaatacagaaaacaacactaatattgtgaaatatatttttatatattttataatagaatgtgcaattttgaaacatttgatacaactttctaaatatattttaacaatattaaaatgtgtttatattaaattaatgcataaacgtgaaaacattttgttgcttaatatatatttttggagccTGTGgtacttttttttcattctccGATGAATAAAACcgaaaaagaacagtgtttatttcaaatataaatgttttctatcACTTTTGTTTATGAATTTAACATCAAaggtattaaattatttttaaataataattactgatcccaaacgtttgaatgctactgtatatatattgttagaaaaaaaaatctattttaaataaacgctgttccttttaacttttcattcatcatagaatcctcacagtttcccccccaaaaaaatgaagcagcaacATTGCTAATAactatattattctgatttctgaagatcatgtgacactgaagactggagaaatgatgctgaaaatacagctgtgcatcacagaaataaattattaaaaaatatatatttaaaatagaaaaccgttattttaaattacaataatatttcacagtattaattttttttttctctatttctgactaaataaacacagccttgttgagcagaagatacttctttcagaaacactacacatcttactgatcccaaactttataGAATTTATGAGTAGATTAATTCCAGAAGGGTAGAGTTTATAATGATGTGCTCCTTCTTCATCAGTGTTCAGTTAGTGGTCTAATGACAGGTAACCGGTGGGGCGGGGGTAAGTTGTGCCGCCCTGAGCTCGGAACACAAAGCCCTTCTGTTGGAATGGGATCAGACCTGCTGGAGCTCACACGAAACACAGGAAGCTGATTTCTCTTCTCTGATTCCAAGAGTGATGCATGATGTTTTTCTCTGTAGCTTGTGTTGGTGTGTTCTTCCGTCTGTGCTGGCGGACGCTGACGACGCTTCGCTGCTCGGAGGATGGCAGGACGTGTGGCTCTTCCGCTTGTTCCTCAATGTTTTGGGCTACGCCACCATCATCATCCCTGGATATTTTCTCATCAGCTACTTCAAGCGAAATAACTATCTAGAAACAGGTTTGTTGAAGCAACCCAATCTGAGCTCACTGACTTCTGTTGGTTCCCAGCTCGAATGAAGTGAAGTCATAGAatgcatttcagtaaaaaaaaaaaaaaaaaaaaaaaatatatatatatatatatataaaattattaatacaaattttattaaagtttatttttcctCTCTTATGTCAATTACGGTatgtgttttttctctctcatatTTTCCTTCTATTTCCACTATAATTTTttccagtttaataaaaaataaaatgtatgtttttgttccttaagttgacagtaagttttatttttacCACATAATGTTTCCAACTTATAAccactatattttttatttttctgccacagaatttaattaaaattcttcTGCCTTcaacttatttgttttatttttaataatttttttttttctactaccatttattttttctgcttcaattatgatttttattaataaatatttaattaatttaaatgtaagatttttaatactttacaatttcatacatatttatttgcatttcagtaatgatttttatttattttctattattattatttttatttttatgccacATAGTGTCTTcaacttatttgtttttgttttaaatttaaatttctttatttttctaccaCTTTTCCCCAATGTATGAccactatattaaaaaaaattcttttttacatttttttactacTTAAGCTTATTAtattatcagttttatttgttgattttcaTTACcattttctctctgtatttgGAGCTGAGCGTGAGTCAGATTAAAGTAGTGGTCAAGCGTGATTCCTGACGTCCTGCTGATGTTGTCTGCAGGTCGAGGGCTCTGTTTTCCTCTCATAAAGACGTGTGTGTTTGGGAATGAAGCGAAGAGTGCACTGCTGGATGATGTTTCACCGGCGGTCAGAAACGAGTCTGAATCCAGTTCATCTGCTCGACAGGCCGTCAAACTCCTCTTCTGCGCTACTGGACTCCAGGTTAGACATCTATAGTTAAACGCCTCCACAATAACATCtgcacatatcagtatttatgtgtCTTTTACTATATGCACAAGTTAATATTCGCCATTTGTTCACCATGAAGGCAGTACAATATTctgattttatattaaaaaaaaaaaaaaaaagtta
This genomic interval carries:
- the LOC113068539 gene encoding NF-kappa-B inhibitor epsilon-like; the protein is MAQSGGEKQGKLDFDESRIDSGIDSYKSISREQDASSDRSQEKEKACVTDERLDSAYVSSSLNVDSLGDIIEQCRISECESATDCEYTEEEVNFLTTVTEDGDTILHLAVIHEEECFARQLIDLFSPELMDIQNNLYQTPLHLATYLNLPSVVKGLVKKRVSLELQDQDGNTPLHVACEQGFWDCANEMIHNASPSKLSCVLEAQNWRGLTCLHVATLRKHHRLMRLLLKNGVDLNLQEGTSGKTALHVAVELHDAPAVNMLLNKGANVDAAMFNGCTALHLAVGRQDATIANLLCQAGADKMIRNMEDETALDLADGNDDILALFPFDDIQIMGRTVMSFS